CCGCTTTGATTTTCACGCTTCGGGAAAGCGGGGCCGCTGTCCGGCGTGCGGCCGCAGCTTCACGATTCCGCAGCTTGAACCGTCGGACGGGGCTTTGGCCACTTTGCGCAGACATAACGGTGCGATTCACGCCGCGGCCTTTTCGCCCGATGGTCGTCTGGTGGCGACGGCCGCCGACGTGTCGCCGGCCAGGGTGGGCAAAAGCGAATTGGCCGAAACGCTGGTCTGGGACGTCGCCTCGGGCCTGCCGGTCGCCGAGTTGCACTGGCACCGCGATTGTGTTTCGGCCTTGGCCTTTTCGCCTGACGGTTGCTCGCTCGTGACGGCCAGCGATGACCACATGATCTCGGTCTGGAACGTCGAGCGGGGATTATGGGATGCCGTGATGGGCGCGCACGAGCGGGTGTATCGCGGTCACCAGGCAGCGGTGACGGCCGTCGCCTTCTCGCCCGACGGCGCTTGGCTGGCCAGCGCCGCCGCCGACCAGACCCTGCGCATTTGGGATGCGAAACAAGGGCGGCTGGCCAAGACCATCGATGTGCAGCGATCGGGCGAGGGACGGATCGCGTTCTCGCCCTGCGGCCGCTATCTGGCTTCCGTCTGGACCAGCCTGGGGCCGACCACGCTCTGGAACGTCATTACGGGCGAACGGCATTTGGAATTGCGGCTGTTTAGCGACGAGGATTCCGCCAACTACGGCGTTGGGTTTTTGTCCGACGGGGCCAGGCTGGTCGTGCTCGGC
Above is a window of Pirellulales bacterium DNA encoding:
- a CDS encoding WD40 repeat domain-containing protein, whose product is MTTNSVSGSAPAHSWRALPSAEGRRGHWQCECGQALRFDFHASGKRGRCPACGRSFTIPQLEPSDGALATLRRHNGAIHAAAFSPDGRLVATAADVSPARVGKSELAETLVWDVASGLPVAELHWHRDCVSALAFSPDGCSLVTASDDHMISVWNVERGLWDAVMGAHERVYRGHQAAVTAVAFSPDGAWLASAAADQTLRIWDAKQGRLAKTIDVQRSGEGRIAFSPCGRYLASVWTSLGPTTLWNVITGERHLELRLFSDEDSANYGVGFLSDGARLVVLGQGQVRLWDLSTCQVLASFEAPGSEALAVSPRGSVVATAGHDGETDAAVTLWDAAAFVRVREFGGHGQAASAVAFSSDGKLLVSGGRDGIANVWQIS